A DNA window from Pseudomonas sp. B21-056 contains the following coding sequences:
- a CDS encoding DUF3010 family protein has product MIICGIEIKGSEAIIAVASLDQQALSHVALSTRKIALDDDDEAANVKAFATRVRAFVAENRIERIAIKKRSKKGEFAGGPTTFKIEGVFQLLEGCEVTLLSPQTINAQSKKHDFALPATLNKYQHEAYKAACAALVKK; this is encoded by the coding sequence ATGATTATCTGCGGTATCGAAATCAAAGGCAGCGAAGCGATCATCGCCGTCGCCTCGCTGGATCAACAGGCATTGAGTCACGTCGCACTGAGCACACGGAAAATTGCCCTGGACGACGATGACGAAGCCGCCAACGTCAAGGCCTTCGCTACCCGGGTACGGGCATTCGTCGCCGAAAACCGTATCGAACGCATCGCCATCAAAAAGCGCAGCAAGAAAGGCGAATTTGCCGGCGGCCCGACGACGTTCAAGATCGAAGGGGTCTTCCAGCTGCTGGAAGGTTGCGAGGTGACGCTGCTGTCGCCGCAGACGATCAATGCGCAGAGCAAGAAACACGACTTCGCCCTGCCGGCAACGCTGAACAAGTATCAGCATGAGGCATATAAGGCGGCGTGTGCGGCGCTGGTGAAGAAATAG
- a CDS encoding GlxA family transcriptional regulator, with amino-acid sequence MSQDFYFLLMPGFSAIGFISAIEPLRVANRFRGELYRWHVLSADGGAVLASNGMSVNADAALEPLKKGATLWVVAGFEPLKFATPALERWLHRLDKEGVTLGGIDTGSVVLADAGLLEGHRVTLHWEAIEAFKESYPQLGVTQELFEIDRRRITCAGGTASIDLMLDLIGQAHGADLAIQVSEQFVLGRIRPRKDHQRMEIASRYGIRNKKLVHVIGEMETHSEPPLSTLELAESIGVTRRQLERLFRLHLNDTPSNFYLRLRLEKARQLLRQTDMSVLEVSIACGFESPSYFTRSYRARFERCPREDRRRQGDGREVV; translated from the coding sequence ATGTCCCAGGATTTCTACTTTCTGCTGATGCCGGGTTTTTCGGCGATCGGCTTCATTTCGGCCATCGAACCGTTGCGGGTCGCCAACCGCTTTCGCGGCGAACTGTACCGCTGGCATGTGTTGAGTGCCGATGGCGGCGCAGTCCTGGCCAGCAACGGCATGTCGGTCAACGCCGATGCTGCGTTGGAACCGTTGAAGAAGGGCGCGACCCTGTGGGTGGTGGCGGGGTTTGAACCGCTTAAATTCGCCACACCGGCATTGGAGCGCTGGTTGCATCGGCTGGACAAGGAAGGCGTGACCCTGGGCGGCATCGATACCGGCAGCGTGGTCCTGGCCGACGCGGGGTTGTTGGAAGGGCACCGCGTGACCCTGCACTGGGAAGCCATCGAGGCGTTCAAGGAGTCCTACCCACAGCTCGGCGTGACCCAGGAGCTTTTCGAGATCGACCGCCGCCGCATTACCTGTGCCGGAGGCACCGCGTCCATCGACCTGATGCTGGACCTGATCGGCCAGGCCCACGGCGCGGACCTGGCCATTCAAGTGAGCGAACAATTCGTGCTCGGCCGCATCCGTCCGCGCAAGGATCACCAGCGCATGGAAATCGCCAGCCGCTACGGCATTCGTAACAAGAAGCTGGTGCACGTCATTGGTGAGATGGAAACCCACAGCGAGCCGCCCCTGAGTACCCTTGAACTGGCCGAATCCATCGGGGTCACCCGGCGCCAGCTCGAACGGTTGTTCCGCCTGCACCTGAACGACACCCCCAGCAATTTCTACCTGCGGCTGCGCCTGGAAAAAGCCCGGCAGCTGCTGCGCCAGACCGATATGAGCGTGCTAGAGGTGAGCATCGCCTGCGGGTTCGAGTCACCTTCGTACTTCACCCGCAGTTATCGGGCGCGGTTCGAGCGGTGTCCTCGTGAGGATCGGCGGCGCCAGGGGGATGGACGGGAGGTGGTTTGA
- a CDS encoding DUF4239 domain-containing protein, translating into MHALTVLPFYGVAIFIAIVLGIEAGRRIGNRHLAQDPEGARQGIGAIEGAVFGLLALLIAFTFSGAASRLDQRRALIVAETNAMGTAWLRLDLLPASEQPAVRQAFRDYVDARIDYYRDLREDQIDETAHDRANDLQQTIWKRTIAALQQMPTPTLGVSVLQALNEMIDITTTRAVAHETHPPLTIYLMLVAMTLVSAVLIGYGMAGTAQRHWLHSLGYAAVMVCVLYVILDFEYPRFGIIRVDYFDKIMLDLRKTLD; encoded by the coding sequence ATGCACGCGCTTACCGTCCTGCCTTTCTACGGCGTGGCTATCTTCATCGCGATCGTGCTGGGCATCGAGGCTGGTCGCCGGATCGGCAATCGTCATCTGGCCCAGGATCCAGAGGGTGCCCGCCAAGGCATTGGCGCGATTGAAGGCGCGGTGTTCGGCCTGCTGGCGCTGCTGATTGCCTTTACCTTCTCCGGCGCAGCCTCGCGCCTGGACCAGCGGCGCGCGCTGATCGTTGCCGAAACCAACGCCATGGGCACCGCCTGGCTGCGCCTGGATCTGCTGCCGGCCAGCGAGCAACCGGCGGTGCGCCAGGCGTTCAGGGATTATGTCGACGCCCGGATCGACTACTACCGCGACTTGCGCGAGGACCAGATCGACGAAACCGCCCATGACCGGGCCAATGACTTGCAGCAGACCATCTGGAAACGCACCATCGCCGCCCTGCAACAAATGCCCACGCCAACCCTGGGGGTCAGCGTGCTACAGGCGCTGAACGAAATGATCGACATCACCACCACCCGCGCCGTGGCCCACGAAACCCACCCGCCACTGACTATCTACCTGATGCTGGTAGCCATGACCCTGGTCAGCGCCGTGCTGATCGGCTACGGCATGGCCGGTACGGCGCAGCGCCATTGGCTGCACAGCCTGGGCTATGCGGCGGTGATGGTCTGCGTGTTGTATGTGATCCTCGACTTCGAGTACCCCCGCTTCGGCATCATCCGGGTCGACTACTTCGACAAGATCATGCTGGACCTGCGCAAGACCCTGGACTGA
- a CDS encoding AAA family ATPase, which yields MSKHTGFVFRRPDLARNIVDGLVGAGIQDYTSGLFLAAPRRTGKSTFLREDLIPECEARGWLAVYVDLWANKEKDPADLIAAAIAAALVPYEKGIRKLAKSMGIDKLSFLRTLSWDFSRPQLPDGATLTQALELLHGAAGKTVVLVIDEAQHALTTEAGVNAMFALKAARDQLNQGREDDTSGLRLVFTGSNRDKLAHLVLSRNQPFYGSGITSFPLLGKEFTKAYATHLNAHLAQTNQFNADELDQAFELVGRRPEMLRAVIGEIALELGEANHLGELLRNSAEMLRAGVWTEFESAWSALTVPQRAVLQVMAERSQNNEPFAPFTDATLEAVGKVLASMGSEVVPGTQTIQSCIDALREKELVWKSNRGGYALEDKAFADWLKAYRKL from the coding sequence ATGTCCAAACACACCGGTTTTGTCTTCCGGCGCCCCGATCTGGCCCGCAACATTGTCGATGGGCTGGTGGGTGCCGGGATTCAGGACTACACCTCTGGCTTGTTCCTGGCTGCGCCGAGACGTACCGGAAAAAGTACCTTCCTGCGTGAAGACTTGATCCCAGAATGCGAAGCCCGCGGCTGGTTGGCAGTCTACGTCGACCTATGGGCCAATAAGGAGAAGGACCCTGCCGATCTGATCGCTGCGGCTATCGCCGCGGCATTGGTGCCTTATGAAAAAGGTATCCGCAAGCTTGCCAAATCCATGGGCATCGACAAACTCAGCTTCTTGCGCACGCTGTCCTGGGATTTCAGCCGGCCGCAACTGCCTGACGGCGCAACGCTGACCCAGGCGCTGGAGTTGTTGCATGGTGCCGCTGGTAAAACCGTGGTGTTGGTGATCGACGAAGCCCAGCACGCGCTGACCACCGAAGCCGGGGTCAATGCGATGTTCGCTCTCAAGGCCGCCCGTGACCAGCTCAACCAGGGCCGTGAGGACGATACCAGTGGCCTTCGCCTGGTATTTACGGGTTCCAATCGAGACAAACTGGCTCATCTGGTACTCAGCCGCAATCAACCCTTCTACGGCTCCGGCATCACCTCTTTCCCATTGTTGGGTAAGGAATTCACCAAGGCCTACGCCACCCATTTGAACGCACATCTGGCCCAGACCAACCAATTCAATGCCGACGAGCTCGATCAAGCGTTTGAGTTGGTCGGACGTCGCCCTGAAATGTTGCGTGCCGTCATCGGTGAAATTGCGTTGGAGCTGGGTGAGGCGAACCATTTGGGCGAGCTGTTGCGCAACAGTGCCGAAATGCTGCGTGCCGGTGTCTGGACCGAGTTTGAAAGCGCCTGGAGCGCCCTGACGGTGCCACAACGCGCCGTTCTACAGGTGATGGCCGAGCGCTCGCAAAACAACGAACCCTTTGCGCCCTTCACGGATGCGACGCTGGAGGCCGTGGGCAAGGTGCTTGCGAGTATGGGAAGCGAGGTTGTGCCTGGCACCCAGACCATCCAATCCTGCATCGATGCACTTCGTGAAAAGGAATTGGTATGGAAGTCCAATCGCGGCGGTTACGCATTGGAGGACAAAGCGTTTGCCGATTGGTTGAAGGCGTATCGCAAGCTGTAG